One part of the Rhodococcus oxybenzonivorans genome encodes these proteins:
- a CDS encoding NUDIX hydrolase has product MSISGDKPVRANIFAAGAVLWRKSPDNPDETEVALVHRPKYEDWSFPKGKLDPGETAVVAAVREVEEETGLRGRLGRHLGALTYPIPGHRRLKRVEYWAAEAREGVFEANDEVDELRWLPVPQVADQLSYPMDRKILRRFSALPPDTATVLLVRHAKAGSRKRYKGDDNTRPLDPTGELQADALVTQLRAFGATEISSADRTRCTQTMEPLALSLDTTIRVEPLLSEESYKADPAAARTLVRKIAARGGVQVICSQGGVIPDLLEWWAKTDGVSLPPARNRKASTWVLSLSGGKLIAADHIDSPLPLSRQD; this is encoded by the coding sequence TTGAGCATCTCAGGTGACAAACCCGTCAGAGCCAACATCTTCGCCGCCGGTGCGGTGTTGTGGCGAAAATCTCCCGACAATCCCGACGAGACGGAGGTCGCGCTCGTTCACCGGCCGAAATACGAGGATTGGTCTTTCCCGAAGGGCAAGCTCGATCCCGGGGAGACCGCGGTCGTTGCCGCGGTGCGCGAGGTAGAGGAAGAAACGGGCCTCCGAGGACGTCTCGGTCGCCACCTCGGGGCATTGACCTACCCCATCCCCGGACACCGGCGATTGAAGCGCGTCGAATACTGGGCAGCCGAGGCGCGGGAAGGCGTTTTCGAGGCCAATGACGAAGTAGACGAATTGCGCTGGCTTCCCGTCCCCCAGGTCGCCGATCAATTGTCGTATCCGATGGATCGCAAAATTCTGCGCCGATTCAGTGCCTTACCTCCCGACACCGCAACAGTGTTGCTGGTACGCCATGCGAAGGCAGGGAGTCGGAAACGGTACAAGGGTGACGACAACACCCGACCGCTTGATCCGACCGGCGAATTGCAGGCAGACGCACTCGTCACGCAGCTCCGGGCTTTCGGAGCCACCGAGATTTCTTCTGCGGATCGCACGCGGTGCACACAGACCATGGAACCGCTGGCGCTCTCGCTGGACACCACGATCCGGGTCGAGCCGCTGCTGTCCGAGGAGAGCTACAAGGCCGATCCCGCCGCCGCACGGACCCTGGTGCGCAAAATCGCCGCACGCGGTGGAGTGCAGGTGATCTGCAGTCAGGGCGGGGTCATTCCCGATCTGCTCGAGTGGTGGGCGAAGACTGATGGTGTCTCACTACCGCCGGCGCGCAACCGGAAAGCGAGCACGTGGGTGCTCTCGCTCTCAGGCGGCAAGCTCATCGCAGCCGACCACATCGACAGCCCCCTCCCACTGTCTCGTCAAGACTGA
- a CDS encoding IclR family transcriptional regulator produces MRQHSGIGVLDKAVGVLHAVAEKPCSLTELCSRTGLPRATAHRLAVGLEVHRLLTRDTDGLWCPGPGLAELAATANDPLVSAAALVLPRLREITGESVQLYRREGTQRICVAAMEPPTGLRDTVLVGARLPMSAGSGAKVLLAWADPQTQRAVLPDAAFGERVLLEVRRRGWAQSAAEREPGVASVAAPVRDGNGSVIAAISVSGPIDRMGRRPGARWAADLLAAAEALHKRL; encoded by the coding sequence ATGAGACAGCATAGCGGCATCGGAGTGCTGGACAAAGCGGTAGGCGTGCTACATGCCGTGGCCGAGAAGCCCTGCAGCCTCACCGAACTGTGCTCGCGCACCGGACTACCCCGTGCCACCGCACACAGGCTGGCCGTAGGTCTCGAAGTGCACCGCCTCCTCACCCGGGACACGGACGGACTCTGGTGCCCCGGCCCAGGCCTTGCCGAACTCGCTGCCACAGCCAATGATCCGCTCGTGTCGGCAGCAGCGCTCGTGCTTCCGCGGCTGCGCGAGATCACCGGGGAGAGCGTGCAGTTGTACCGCCGGGAAGGCACCCAGCGCATCTGTGTGGCGGCCATGGAACCGCCGACCGGCCTGCGCGACACCGTCCTCGTCGGTGCCCGGCTTCCGATGAGCGCGGGCTCGGGCGCCAAGGTGCTACTCGCGTGGGCGGATCCCCAGACTCAGCGCGCCGTTCTTCCCGACGCCGCGTTCGGCGAACGCGTCCTCCTGGAAGTCCGTCGGCGAGGCTGGGCGCAGAGCGCCGCCGAACGGGAACCGGGCGTCGCCAGCGTCGCCGCGCCCGTTCGCGACGGGAACGGTTCTGTCATCGCCGCCATTTCGGTGTCGGGGCCCATCGACAGGATGGGTAGACGGCCCGGAGCCCGATGGGCGGCTGATCTCCTCGCCGCTGCGGAAGCGTTGCACAAGCGACTGTGA
- the leuD gene encoding 3-isopropylmalate dehydratase small subunit: MESFSTHKGIGVPLRRSNVDTDQIIPAVYLKRVTRTGFEDGLFAAWRGDPSFVLNVAPYDKGSVLVAGPDFGTGSSREHAVWALSDYGFRVVIASRFADIFRGNAGKAGLLAAQVAQSDVELLWKLLDEQPGLELTVDLENKTVTAGTTVVPFEIDDYTRWRLIEGLDDIGLTLRQVEAISEFEKSRPSWKPTTLPEPVSTD; encoded by the coding sequence ATGGAATCCTTTAGCACACACAAAGGTATCGGCGTTCCGCTGCGGCGATCCAACGTGGACACGGACCAGATCATTCCGGCCGTCTATCTGAAGCGAGTGACGCGCACAGGTTTCGAGGACGGCCTCTTCGCCGCGTGGCGGGGCGACCCTTCCTTCGTTCTCAACGTCGCACCGTACGACAAGGGCAGCGTTCTGGTCGCTGGTCCCGACTTCGGCACGGGGTCGTCCCGGGAGCACGCGGTGTGGGCGCTATCCGACTACGGCTTTCGGGTCGTGATCGCGTCGCGGTTCGCCGACATCTTCCGTGGGAACGCCGGCAAGGCCGGCCTGCTGGCCGCTCAGGTGGCCCAGTCTGACGTGGAACTGCTCTGGAAGTTGCTCGACGAGCAGCCGGGTCTCGAATTGACTGTCGATCTCGAAAACAAGACGGTCACGGCCGGAACCACTGTGGTGCCCTTTGAGATTGATGACTACACCCGTTGGCGCCTGATTGAGGGTCTGGACGACATCGGATTGACATTACGGCAGGTAGAGGCCATTTCTGAGTTCGAAAAGTCAAGGCCTTCTTGGAAACCAACGACGCTTCCGGAGCCTGTTTCGACCGACTGA
- a CDS encoding HU family DNA-binding protein translates to MNKAELIDVLTEKLGSDRRTATEAVEHVVDTIVRAVHRGDSVTITGFGVFEQRRRAARVARNPRTGETVKVKPTSVPAFRPGAQFKAVIAGGQKLPATGPAVKRGASATATKAAAKKAAAKKSAAAKKTAAKKAPAKATATKTAAKKAPAKTTATKTAAKKAPAKTTATKTAAKKAPAKTTATKTAAKKAPAKTTAKKTAAKKAPAKTTAKKTAAKKAPAKRSK, encoded by the coding sequence ATGAATAAGGCAGAGCTCATCGATGTTCTGACCGAGAAGCTGGGTTCGGACAGGCGCACGGCAACTGAAGCTGTCGAGCATGTTGTGGACACCATTGTTCGGGCAGTGCACCGCGGCGACAGTGTGACCATCACCGGATTCGGCGTTTTCGAGCAGCGCCGCCGTGCGGCCCGTGTCGCACGTAACCCCCGCACGGGTGAGACCGTGAAGGTCAAGCCCACGTCGGTGCCGGCATTCCGCCCGGGCGCCCAGTTCAAGGCGGTTATCGCTGGCGGCCAGAAGCTTCCGGCCACGGGTCCCGCGGTCAAGCGCGGTGCATCGGCAACCGCCACGAAGGCTGCGGCCAAGAAGGCAGCGGCGAAGAAGTCGGCCGCCGCCAAGAAGACGGCCGCGAAGAAGGCGCCGGCGAAGGCGACGGCCACCAAGACCGCCGCCAAGAAGGCGCCCGCGAAGACGACGGCCACCAAGACCGCCGCCAAGAAGGCTCCGGCCAAGACGACGGCCACCAAGACCGCCGCCAAGAAGGCTCCGGCCAAGACCACGGCCACCAAGACCGCCGCCAAGAAGGCGCCCGCGAAGACGACGGCGAAGAAGACCGCCGCCAAGAAGGCGCCCGCGAAGACGACGGCGAAGAAGACCGCCGCCAAGAAGGCTCCGGCCAAGCGCAGCAAGTAG
- a CDS encoding NAD(P)H-dependent glycerol-3-phosphate dehydrogenase, which yields MSKAAVLGAGSWGTAFAKVLADAGTDVTMWARRAEVAESIAGRHENVDYLPGVALPSTLTATDDAAAALDGADFVVLAVPSQSLRSNLAEWSPMIGEDATLLSLAKGIETGTLMRMSQVIVQVTGADPGRVAVLSGPNLAREIAIEQPAATVIACTDSTRALALQKASATGYFRPYTNSDVIGCEIGGACKNVIALACGMAAGSGLGDNTIASIITRGLAEIIRLGVALGAKPTTLAGLAGVGDLVATCSSPLSRNRSFGERLGQGGSMETAQEATHGQVAEGVKSCSSVRALASSYDVEMPLTDAVHRVCHEGLVVQDAIGQLLGRRTKSE from the coding sequence GTGAGCAAGGCAGCTGTACTGGGGGCAGGCTCGTGGGGGACGGCTTTTGCGAAGGTCCTGGCCGATGCCGGAACCGATGTCACCATGTGGGCGCGCCGCGCCGAGGTCGCCGAATCGATCGCCGGGCGGCACGAAAACGTCGACTATCTACCCGGCGTCGCGCTTCCGTCGACGCTGACTGCCACCGACGATGCGGCGGCTGCGCTGGACGGTGCAGACTTCGTCGTTCTCGCCGTTCCCTCCCAGTCGTTGCGAAGCAATCTGGCGGAGTGGAGTCCGATGATCGGCGAGGATGCCACCCTCCTCAGCCTGGCGAAGGGGATCGAGACCGGCACACTGATGCGGATGAGTCAGGTCATCGTCCAGGTCACGGGCGCCGATCCGGGGCGTGTCGCCGTCCTGTCCGGACCCAATCTGGCCCGCGAGATCGCGATCGAACAACCGGCGGCGACAGTGATCGCGTGCACCGACTCGACGCGCGCGCTTGCGCTGCAGAAGGCGTCGGCCACGGGGTACTTCCGTCCGTACACGAACTCCGACGTGATCGGCTGCGAGATCGGTGGCGCATGCAAGAACGTGATCGCCCTCGCGTGCGGCATGGCAGCCGGAAGTGGATTGGGCGACAACACAATTGCGAGCATCATTACGCGCGGCCTGGCGGAGATCATTCGTCTGGGTGTTGCCTTGGGCGCAAAACCGACCACCCTTGCAGGGCTCGCCGGCGTGGGCGACCTGGTAGCCACGTGCTCGTCACCGCTGTCGCGGAACCGGTCCTTCGGTGAGCGGCTGGGGCAGGGCGGGTCCATGGAGACCGCGCAGGAGGCCACTCACGGACAGGTGGCCGAGGGCGTGAAATCCTGCTCGTCGGTTCGGGCGCTCGCATCCAGCTACGACGTCGAAATGCCGCTCACCGACGCCGTGCACCGCGTGTGTCATGAAGGTCTCGTCGTGCAGGACGCGATCGGCCAGTTGCTCGGCCGTCGTACGAAGTCGGAGTGA
- the cofC gene encoding 2-phospho-L-lactate guanylyltransferase: protein MTPRAHVLVAVKELHVAKTRLSGVFDVADRTGLVLSMLRDTLTVVRDVDSVVGVTVVTPDAAVARLARSVGAHVYADPTSTPVEGSVDEQGSEGDQGEHGLNAALAAAADHVRKNEQGVDVVALQADLPSLRRDEFGEALAAARTGGRSVVVDHHGTGTAALFSCDPSVPLDPQFGPGSARRHLESGARPLHGHWPGLRTDVDTADDLDTARALGVGPATRAALDAATPIAASPGGKS from the coding sequence GTGACGCCCCGCGCGCACGTACTGGTCGCGGTCAAAGAACTTCACGTGGCCAAGACCCGCCTGTCCGGAGTGTTCGACGTCGCCGACCGCACCGGCCTGGTGCTGTCGATGCTGCGCGACACCCTGACGGTGGTCCGTGACGTCGACTCCGTGGTGGGTGTCACGGTGGTCACGCCCGATGCGGCGGTCGCGCGTCTCGCGCGCAGCGTCGGCGCCCACGTCTATGCCGATCCCACATCGACGCCGGTCGAGGGCAGTGTGGACGAGCAGGGTAGCGAGGGAGACCAGGGCGAGCACGGACTCAATGCGGCGCTGGCAGCCGCGGCCGACCATGTTCGAAAGAATGAGCAGGGTGTGGATGTCGTCGCCCTGCAGGCCGATCTCCCGTCGCTGCGCAGAGACGAATTCGGCGAAGCTCTCGCTGCGGCCAGAACCGGCGGCCGATCGGTGGTCGTCGACCATCACGGAACCGGCACCGCGGCACTGTTCTCGTGCGACCCTTCCGTTCCGCTCGATCCGCAGTTCGGGCCAGGATCGGCCCGGCGACACCTCGAGTCGGGGGCCCGCCCGTTGCACGGGCACTGGCCGGGTTTGCGAACCGATGTAGACACCGCCGACGACCTGGATACCGCTCGCGCACTCGGAGTCGGGCCTGCCACGCGCGCCGCACTCGACGCTGCAACCCCTATCGCCGCTTCCCCGGGCGGAAAGTCGTAG
- a CDS encoding DUF5302 domain-containing protein, with product MAEASNEEMRKKFREALERKNHQAGMSTQHKDGNSKVHHVHGPADHKREFRRKSG from the coding sequence GTGGCCGAAGCGAGTAACGAAGAAATGCGAAAGAAATTCCGTGAGGCACTCGAACGGAAGAATCATCAGGCCGGAATGTCCACTCAGCACAAGGACGGCAATTCCAAAGTGCATCACGTGCACGGCCCGGCCGATCACAAACGCGAATTCCGCCGCAAGAGTGGATAA
- the leuC gene encoding 3-isopropylmalate dehydratase large subunit — translation MEKMAEKARTLAEKVWDDHVVVRGEGNNPDLIYIDLHLVHEVTSPQAFDGLRLAGRPLRRPDLTIATEDHNVPTVDIDKPIADPISRTQVDTLRRNCEEFGVRLHPMGNIDQGIVHVVGPQLGLTQPGMTVVCGDSHTSTHGAFGALAMGIGTSEVEHVMATQTLSLRPFKTMAVTVDGELPDGVTSKDLILAVIAQIGTGGGQGYVLEYRGEAIRKLSMEARMTICNMSIEAGARAGMIAPDETTYEFIKGRPHAPQGADWDAAVAAWEQLKTDEGAVFDNEVHIDASTLTPFVTWGTNPGQGLPLGEAVPDPANIADESERQAAEKALTYMGLEAGTPLREVAIDTVFVGSCTNGRIEDLRAVAEVLRGRHVAEGVRMLVVPGSMRVRAQAEKEGLGEIFTAAGAEWRQAGCSMCLGMNPDQLAPGERSASTSNRNFEGRQGKGGRTHLVSPLVAAATAVRGTLSAPADLA, via the coding sequence GTGGAGAAGATGGCGGAGAAAGCACGCACCCTGGCAGAGAAGGTGTGGGACGACCATGTCGTCGTTCGGGGTGAGGGGAACAATCCCGATCTCATCTACATCGACCTGCATCTCGTTCACGAAGTGACGAGCCCGCAGGCGTTCGACGGATTGCGGCTCGCCGGCAGGCCCCTGCGCCGGCCGGATCTCACGATCGCCACCGAGGACCACAACGTTCCCACCGTGGACATCGACAAGCCGATCGCAGACCCCATCTCCCGGACTCAGGTCGACACGCTCCGGCGGAACTGCGAGGAGTTCGGTGTCCGTCTTCATCCGATGGGAAACATCGATCAGGGCATCGTGCACGTGGTCGGCCCTCAGCTGGGTCTGACACAGCCGGGCATGACGGTGGTGTGCGGTGACAGCCACACCTCCACGCACGGCGCCTTCGGCGCACTCGCGATGGGAATCGGCACGAGCGAGGTCGAGCACGTCATGGCGACCCAGACGCTGTCGCTGCGGCCCTTCAAGACGATGGCCGTCACCGTCGACGGCGAATTGCCCGACGGTGTCACGAGTAAAGACCTCATTCTCGCCGTCATCGCGCAGATCGGAACCGGCGGCGGTCAGGGCTACGTTCTGGAATATCGCGGCGAGGCGATTCGGAAGCTGTCGATGGAAGCGCGGATGACCATCTGCAACATGTCGATCGAGGCGGGTGCCCGCGCCGGGATGATCGCACCCGACGAGACCACCTACGAATTCATCAAGGGTCGTCCGCATGCTCCCCAGGGCGCCGACTGGGACGCCGCAGTGGCGGCGTGGGAACAGCTGAAGACTGACGAGGGCGCCGTTTTCGACAACGAAGTCCACATCGACGCGAGCACTTTGACGCCGTTCGTGACGTGGGGCACCAACCCCGGGCAGGGTCTGCCGCTCGGTGAGGCCGTTCCCGATCCGGCAAACATCGCCGACGAGAGCGAACGGCAGGCGGCCGAGAAAGCGTTGACCTACATGGGACTCGAAGCCGGGACCCCGTTGCGTGAGGTTGCGATCGACACCGTCTTCGTCGGCTCGTGCACCAACGGCCGGATCGAGGATCTTCGTGCCGTTGCCGAGGTTCTGCGTGGCCGCCACGTCGCGGAAGGCGTCCGGATGCTCGTTGTGCCCGGCTCGATGCGGGTTCGCGCGCAGGCGGAAAAGGAAGGACTCGGCGAGATCTTCACCGCTGCGGGTGCCGAGTGGCGTCAGGCCGGGTGCTCGATGTGCCTCGGAATGAACCCGGATCAGCTGGCGCCGGGGGAACGTTCGGCCTCCACGTCCAACCGAAACTTCGAGGGACGTCAAGGCAAGGGAGGTCGGACGCATCTCGTCTCGCCGCTCGTGGCCGCCGCGACCGCGGTCCGGGGAACGTTGTCCGCTCCGGCAGATCTGGCCTAG
- a CDS encoding RNA degradosome polyphosphate kinase, translated as MSNGEALDRQTDVDDKNGSRDGTLVVNSTSIPMAPPAATNAPASVLTEGLPEDRYLNRELSWLDFNSRVLALAEDTSLPLLERAKFLAIFASNLDEFFMVRVAGLKRRDETGLSVRSADGLSPREQLSLIAKRTQEISDKHARVFLDSVRPALAAEGISIIGWSDLTDDDRVRLSVHFQEQVFPVLTPLAVDHAHPFPYISGLSLNLAVTVKDAATGGEHFARVKVPDNVGRFVRVNRNETPSSIDAFLPMEDLISAHLDVLFPGMEIVEHHAFRITRNADFEVEEDRDEDLLQALERELARRRFGSPVRLEVADDMTEHMLELLLRELDVDPGDVIQVPGLLDLSCLWQVYAVDRPALKDRPFVPATHPAFGERETPKSVFSTLRDGDVLVHHPYDSFSTSVQRFIEQAAADPQVLAIKQTLYRTSGDSPIVNALIAAAEAGKQVVALVEIKARFDEQANIKWARKLEHAGVHVVYGLVGLKTHCKTCLVVRREGSAIRRYCHIGTGNYNPKTARLYEDVGLLTAAPEIGADLTDLFNSLTGYSRKTHYRNLLVAPYGVRRGIIERIDAEVARKLQGHEAGIRMKANALVDEQVIDALYRASKAGVPVDIVVRGICALKPGVPGMSENIVVRSILGRFLEHSRIFHFRGADEFWIGSADMMHRNLDRRVEVMAQVKDPRLTAQMADILDSSLDPTTRCWLLQPDGRWAAAPADGEDVREHQEAMMRTRMGGGS; from the coding sequence GTGAGTAATGGCGAAGCACTCGACCGGCAGACCGACGTCGACGACAAGAACGGATCGCGCGACGGCACCCTCGTGGTGAACTCGACGAGCATCCCGATGGCGCCTCCTGCGGCTACGAATGCTCCCGCGAGCGTCCTCACCGAGGGACTGCCCGAAGATCGTTATCTCAATCGGGAACTCAGTTGGCTCGACTTCAATTCGCGTGTTCTCGCGCTTGCCGAGGACACGTCACTGCCGCTCCTCGAGCGTGCAAAGTTCCTCGCGATCTTCGCGTCCAACCTGGACGAGTTCTTCATGGTGCGGGTCGCGGGCTTGAAACGCCGGGACGAGACCGGTCTGTCCGTGCGTTCCGCGGACGGTCTCTCCCCCCGGGAACAGCTCTCGCTGATCGCAAAGCGCACCCAGGAAATCTCCGACAAGCATGCTCGGGTGTTCCTCGACTCCGTGCGTCCGGCGCTTGCCGCGGAAGGGATCTCCATCATCGGCTGGTCCGATCTCACCGACGACGACCGGGTACGCCTGTCGGTGCATTTCCAGGAGCAGGTCTTTCCGGTGCTCACTCCCCTCGCTGTGGACCATGCGCACCCGTTCCCCTACATCAGCGGGCTCAGTCTCAACCTCGCGGTGACGGTGAAGGACGCGGCCACCGGCGGCGAACACTTTGCTCGCGTCAAGGTTCCGGACAACGTGGGTCGGTTCGTCCGCGTCAACCGCAACGAGACCCCGTCTTCGATCGACGCCTTCCTCCCCATGGAGGACCTCATCTCGGCCCACCTCGACGTGTTGTTCCCCGGTATGGAGATCGTGGAGCACCACGCTTTCCGCATCACGCGCAACGCCGATTTCGAAGTCGAGGAAGATCGCGACGAAGACCTCCTGCAGGCGTTGGAACGGGAACTGGCCCGTCGGCGCTTCGGATCACCGGTGCGTCTCGAAGTAGCCGACGACATGACCGAGCACATGCTCGAATTGCTGCTGCGCGAACTCGACGTCGACCCGGGTGACGTCATTCAGGTACCCGGACTCCTGGACTTGTCGTGCTTGTGGCAGGTGTACGCGGTCGACAGGCCGGCCCTCAAGGACCGGCCGTTCGTGCCTGCGACCCATCCGGCTTTCGGCGAGCGGGAGACTCCCAAGAGTGTCTTCTCCACACTTCGCGACGGCGACGTGTTGGTGCACCACCCCTACGACTCCTTCTCTACGAGCGTGCAACGTTTCATCGAGCAGGCGGCGGCCGATCCGCAGGTTCTGGCGATCAAGCAGACCCTGTACCGGACTTCCGGTGATTCACCGATCGTCAACGCGCTGATCGCCGCCGCCGAGGCAGGCAAACAGGTTGTGGCTCTAGTCGAAATCAAGGCCCGGTTCGACGAGCAGGCCAACATCAAGTGGGCCCGCAAACTCGAACACGCAGGCGTTCACGTGGTGTACGGACTCGTCGGACTCAAGACGCACTGCAAGACCTGCCTCGTCGTCCGGCGTGAAGGTTCGGCGATCCGCCGCTACTGCCACATCGGTACCGGCAACTACAACCCGAAGACGGCCCGGCTCTACGAAGACGTGGGGCTGCTGACAGCCGCTCCCGAGATCGGCGCGGACCTCACCGATCTGTTCAACTCGTTGACGGGCTATTCCCGCAAGACCCACTACCGCAATCTCCTCGTTGCGCCCTACGGAGTCCGCCGGGGAATCATCGAGCGGATCGACGCCGAGGTGGCCCGCAAACTGCAGGGCCATGAAGCCGGAATTCGCATGAAGGCCAACGCGCTGGTCGACGAACAGGTGATCGACGCGCTCTATCGTGCGTCCAAGGCCGGCGTTCCGGTGGACATCGTCGTCCGGGGAATTTGCGCTCTGAAACCGGGAGTTCCGGGAATGAGCGAAAACATCGTGGTTCGCTCCATCCTCGGCCGATTCCTCGAACATTCCCGAATCTTCCATTTCCGCGGCGCCGACGAGTTCTGGATCGGCAGCGCCGACATGATGCACCGCAATCTCGACCGGCGCGTGGAAGTGATGGCGCAGGTGAAAGATCCCCGCCTCACAGCGCAGATGGCGGACATTCTCGATTCTTCCCTCGACCCCACCACTCGGTGCTGGTTGCTGCAGCCGGACGGACGTTGGGCGGCGGCACCGGCGGACGGTGAGGATGTGCGCGAGCACCAGGAGGCCATGATGCGGACGCGGATGGGTGGCGGATCCTGA
- a CDS encoding pyridoxamine 5'-phosphate oxidase family protein gives MGSNQRAQITMTDSEITEFVDHSRVATLATVGADGRPHLVAMWYAVIDGEIWFETKAKSQKAVNLRRDDRVTILIEDGDTYDTLRGVSIDGRAEVVDDPDALFAVGVSVWERYTGPYSDELRPAVDQMMHKRIAVRVVPDRVRSWDHAKLGLPAMPVAGTTAAYLTQPARRQ, from the coding sequence ATGGGCAGCAATCAGCGAGCACAGATCACGATGACGGATTCGGAGATCACCGAATTCGTCGACCACAGTAGGGTCGCGACTCTCGCAACGGTGGGTGCGGACGGCCGACCGCACCTCGTGGCCATGTGGTACGCCGTGATCGACGGCGAGATCTGGTTCGAGACCAAGGCGAAGTCGCAGAAGGCAGTCAATCTGCGGCGAGACGACCGTGTCACGATCCTCATCGAGGACGGTGACACCTACGACACCCTGCGGGGTGTGTCGATCGACGGACGGGCCGAGGTCGTCGACGATCCGGACGCGCTGTTTGCCGTCGGCGTCAGCGTCTGGGAGCGGTACACGGGCCCCTATTCCGACGAACTCCGGCCCGCGGTCGACCAGATGATGCACAAGCGGATCGCTGTTCGTGTGGTTCCCGACCGTGTCCGGAGCTGGGACCACGCAAAGCTCGGTCTCCCGGCCATGCCCGTCGCCGGGACCACCGCCGCCTACCTGACGCAGCCCGCTCGCCGACAGTGA